From Phenylobacterium immobile (ATCC 35973), a single genomic window includes:
- a CDS encoding aromatic ring-hydroxylating oxygenase subunit alpha, with product MLHEIKTPFHTMVDAEKGTVERAIFADQSIYELELERIFARAWNFMCHESQIPKAGDFFLSFIGEESVIATRDKKGELQVLLNSCRHRGNAVCRAEAGNARSFLCTYHGWTYGLDGQLIGVPGYKDFYHEQLDKSQWGLVKAGKVASYKGFVFATMDPEAPDLEEFLGPVARLALDLLSGQGEMMIVEGVQKNIIGCNWKLAVDNLFDFYHVDISHASATMSGARKHAETGLFTPWNHRVTLGDYGHAIGGNKIQPRLWEIVEEMKAEGKPLDQFLNQEWRKRPEVAEALGDMADTSGHPNIFPNMWITGNQICLRLPRGPGNTELWWFTLLPQGLSDAERKIRMDRANRTFGAAGMLEQDDGENWDQSTRATRGVVAQRYPLNFSMAIGTGVTKVGERGHAHIDTHINEHAQLWTYRNWADWMDAESWAVLKAQHTAPPKAGELV from the coding sequence GTGCTGCACGAGATCAAGACGCCGTTCCACACCATGGTCGACGCCGAAAAAGGCACCGTTGAACGCGCCATTTTCGCCGACCAATCCATCTATGAGCTGGAGCTGGAGCGCATCTTCGCCCGCGCGTGGAACTTCATGTGCCACGAGAGCCAGATCCCGAAGGCCGGCGATTTCTTCCTGAGCTTCATCGGCGAAGAATCGGTGATCGCGACTCGTGACAAGAAGGGCGAGCTCCAGGTCTTGCTGAACAGCTGCCGCCACCGTGGCAATGCGGTCTGTCGCGCGGAAGCCGGCAATGCGCGATCGTTCCTGTGCACCTACCACGGCTGGACCTACGGCCTGGACGGCCAGTTGATCGGCGTCCCGGGCTACAAGGACTTCTACCACGAGCAGCTCGACAAGTCGCAGTGGGGCCTGGTGAAGGCTGGCAAGGTGGCCAGCTACAAGGGTTTCGTCTTCGCCACCATGGATCCGGAAGCCCCGGACCTGGAAGAGTTCCTGGGCCCCGTCGCCCGTCTCGCACTCGATCTTCTCAGCGGCCAGGGCGAGATGATGATCGTCGAGGGTGTCCAAAAGAACATCATCGGCTGCAACTGGAAGTTGGCTGTCGACAACCTCTTCGACTTCTATCACGTCGATATCAGCCACGCCTCGGCCACCATGTCAGGCGCTCGCAAGCACGCCGAGACCGGCCTTTTCACTCCGTGGAACCACCGGGTGACACTGGGCGACTACGGCCATGCGATCGGCGGCAACAAGATCCAGCCGCGGCTATGGGAAATCGTCGAAGAAATGAAGGCTGAGGGCAAACCCCTCGATCAGTTCCTGAACCAGGAATGGCGCAAAAGGCCCGAAGTCGCCGAGGCCTTGGGCGACATGGCCGACACATCGGGCCACCCGAACATCTTCCCGAACATGTGGATCACCGGCAACCAGATCTGCCTGCGCCTGCCGCGCGGACCCGGAAACACCGAGCTTTGGTGGTTCACCCTGCTCCCGCAGGGTCTGTCCGACGCCGAGCGCAAGATTCGCATGGACCGCGCCAACCGCACCTTCGGCGCCGCCGGCATGCTTGAGCAGGACGACGGTGAGAACTGGGACCAATCCACCCGCGCCACCCGCGGCGTGGTCGCCCAGCGCTATCCGCTGAACTTCTCCATGGCGATTGGAACCGGGGTGACCAAGGTGGGCGAGCGTGGCCATGCCCACATAGATACCCACATCAACGAACATGCCCAGCTGTGGACCTACCGCAACTGGGCCGACTGGATGGACGCGGAAAGCTGGGCTGTGCTGAAGGCCCAGCACACGGCCCCGCCGAAGGCCGGCGAACTGGTCTAG